A single window of Cottoperca gobio chromosome 9, fCotGob3.1, whole genome shotgun sequence DNA harbors:
- the LOC115013562 gene encoding LOW QUALITY PROTEIN: cilia- and flagella-associated protein 157-like (The sequence of the model RefSeq protein was modified relative to this genomic sequence to represent the inferred CDS: deleted 2 bases in 1 codon), which translates to MTKTLTMADIIGSEDREKSLYCIQIRYLDEQLERRQLECDELTKQNKNLASLYIALEIDHKDINVYLKSCVVAKEKEVDELAERLQSQQQAAEQDRETLQLQHSQQLQEKIHELSSENSMLAIEETKQHQEPEEQLVQLMQQQSEMESLKKQLVSQREEHKAAIDSLKTEAESRRQKMSEEMQSRADNYIEAETSNIIQERAEHSEVREKVQVLLNKNMVLRNEKRDLRDQNEVLCLMDNRKKKINMVTQKILKSKKEVEQLTKKCQQVKVKHGSTTYKSLLAEKEALRQRLVSASEECHQKTAEADSLRVELQRESSRRRQLEGIMQEAVSILSHILTVPEKTERQRLLELLQSAAPRGAGSTPEESSPGPRPQTSALEPVRAQTLKLSTDPLFLMARYRRGDLGLVPRPMWKHQPVSSRTRVHPEASQQETLQSEDIAL; encoded by the exons ACGTCAGCTTGAGTGTGACGAGCTAACGAAACAGAACAAGAACCTGGCCTCTCTGTACATCGCGCTGGAGATCGACCACAAAGACATCAACGTGTATCTGAAAAGCTGCGTGGTTGCAAAAGAGAAGGAGGTGGACGAGCTGGCTGAGCGGCTGCAGAGTCAGCAGCAGGCTGCAGAACAGGACAGAGAgaccctgcagctgcagcacagccagcagctgcaggagaagaTCCATGAATTGAGCTCAGAGAACAGCATGCTGG CGATTGAGGAAACAAAACAGCATCAGGAGCCGGAGGAGCAGCTGGTGCAGTTGATGCAGCAGCAGTCAGAAATGGAGTCTCTGAAGAAGCAGCTGGTCAGTCAGAGAGAAGAGCATAAAGCTGCCATCGACAGCCTGAAGACTGAAGCGGAGTCCAGGAGGCAAAA GATGTCCGAGGAGATGCAGAGCAGAGCGGACAATTACATTGAGGCGGAGACCTCGAATATTATCCAGGAGAGGGCTGAGCACAGCGAGGTTCGGGAGAAGGTGCAGGTCCTTCTGAACAAGAACATGGTTCTGCGGAATGAGAAGAGAGACCTGCGAGACCAAAATGAAGTTCTTTGCCTTATGgacaacaggaagaagaaaatcaACATGGTCACGCAGAAGATACTCAAAAGCAAGAAG GAGGTGGAGCAGCTGACGAAGAAGTGCCAGCAGGTGAAGGTAAAGCACGGTAGCACCACCTACAAGAGCTTGCTGGCTGAGAAAGAGGCTCTCAG ACAGCGCCTGGTCTCAGCATCCGAAGAGTGTCATCAGAAAACAGCCGAGGCAGATTCACTGAGGGTGGAGCTCCAGAgggagagcagcaggaggaggcagcTGGAGGGCATCATGCAGGAAGCAGTCAGCATCCTCAGCCACATCCTGACG GTCCCGGAGAAGACTGAGCGTCAGAGGCTGCTGGAGCTCCTGCAGAGCGCCGCTCCCCGAGGAGCAGGCTCCACTCCTGAGGAGAGCAGCCCCGGACCGAGACCACAGACCTCCGCCCTCGAACCAGTCAG AGCTCAGACCCTGAAGCTCTCCACAGATCCTTTGTTCCTGATGGCCCGCTACCGCCGGGGCGACCTGGGCCTCGTACCCCGACCCATGTGGAAACACCAACCAGTCAGTTCCAGGACCAGA GTCCACCCAGAGGCCTCTCAGCAG GAAACTCTGCAGTCAGAAGACATTGCGCTCTGA